Proteins encoded by one window of Pristiophorus japonicus isolate sPriJap1 chromosome 17, sPriJap1.hap1, whole genome shotgun sequence:
- the ppox gene encoding protoporphyrinogen oxidase isoform X1 — translation MDSLCRGIFAGDSRKLSVRSCFPILFQAERKFGSVLIGMVAGADAKDPRFTSRLIGQARQERWAQWSLKQGMQTLPEAMEQELRRRGVEIHLHSPVQALRQTAEGSWEGFGHLVPSRESGEILGVVYDSCSYPQQDRAGPQTTRLTVMLGGSWFREAFGDPDSVPHDHLLQRATETLRDHLGVTERPLRTIVKVHKECIPQYALGHWKHLDGISKFIDRLGLPLTLVGSSYQGVSVNDCIYQAQRSIEGLRD, via the exons ATGGACAGTCTGTGCCGTGGGATATTCGCTGGGGACAGTCGCAAGCTCAGCGTACGATCGTGCTTCCCAATCCTGTTCCAGGCAGAGAGGAAGTTTGGATCTGTGCTGATCGGAATGGTGGCAGGAGCAG ACGCCAAGGACCCGCGCTTCACCTCCCGGTTGATTGGCCAAGCCAGGCAGGAGCGCTGGGCCCAGTGGTCGCTGAAGCAAGGGATGCAGACCCTCCCAGAGGCGATGGAGCAAGAGTTGCGCAGGCGGGGGGTCGAGATCCACTTACATTCCCCAGTCCAGGCCCTTCGACAGACGGCAGAAGGAAGCTGGGAG GGTTTCGGACACCTTGTACCCTCGCGAGAGAGCGGGGAGATCCTGGGCGTTGTTTACGATTCCTGCAGTTACCCCCAGCAGGATCGAGCGGGGCCTCAGACCACTAGATTGACG GTCATGTTGGGAGGCTCCTGGTTCCGGGAGGCCTTTGGCGATCCAGATTCTGTGCCCCACGACCATCTGCTGCAGCGAGCCACGGAGACGTTGCGGGATCACCTGGGGGTCACAGAGAGGCCGCTGAGGACCATCGTCAAAGTGCACAAG GAATGTATCCCACAgtatgcactgggacactggaagcatTTGG ATGGTATTTCCAAATTCATCGACCGGCTCGGACTGCCCCTGACCCTGGTGGGGTCTTCGTACCAGGGTGTCTCAGTGAATGACTGTATCTACCAGGCTCAGAGATCAATCGAGGGGCTCAGGGACTGA
- the ppox gene encoding protoporphyrinogen oxidase isoform X2: MDSLCRGIFAGDSRKLSVRSCFPILFQAERKFGSVLIGMVAGADAKDPRFTSRLIGQARQERWAQWSLKQGMQTLPEAMEQELRRRGVEIHLHSPVQALRQTAEGSWEVTLDGGTVKADHVCASVPAQVLSGMLPQSWDLLCGRLRQIGRVSVVVVNLEYQGSVLPVSGFGHLVPSRESGEILGVVYDSCSYPQQDRAGPQTTRLTVMLGGSWFREAFGDPDSVPHDHLLQRATETLRDHLGVTERPLRTIVKVHKECIPQYALGHWKHLDGISKFIDRLGLPLTLVGSSYQGVSVNDCIYQAQRSIEGLRD, from the exons ATGGACAGTCTGTGCCGTGGGATATTCGCTGGGGACAGTCGCAAGCTCAGCGTACGATCGTGCTTCCCAATCCTGTTCCAGGCAGAGAGGAAGTTTGGATCTGTGCTGATCGGAATGGTGGCAGGAGCAG ACGCCAAGGACCCGCGCTTCACCTCCCGGTTGATTGGCCAAGCCAGGCAGGAGCGCTGGGCCCAGTGGTCGCTGAAGCAAGGGATGCAGACCCTCCCAGAGGCGATGGAGCAAGAGTTGCGCAGGCGGGGGGTCGAGATCCACTTACATTCCCCAGTCCAGGCCCTTCGACAGACGGCAGAAGGAAGCTGGGAG GTGACTCTCGATGGCGGCACTGTGAAGGcagaccatgtttgtgcctcagttCCAGCCCAAG tgctGAGCGGGATGCTCCCTCAgtcctgggacctgctgtgtgggcGGCTGCGACAGATCGGCAGAGTGTCAGTGGTCGTGGTCAACCTGGAATACCAAGGCTCGGTGCTTCCTGTCTCG GGTTTCGGACACCTTGTACCCTCGCGAGAGAGCGGGGAGATCCTGGGCGTTGTTTACGATTCCTGCAGTTACCCCCAGCAGGATCGAGCGGGGCCTCAGACCACTAGATTGACG GTCATGTTGGGAGGCTCCTGGTTCCGGGAGGCCTTTGGCGATCCAGATTCTGTGCCCCACGACCATCTGCTGCAGCGAGCCACGGAGACGTTGCGGGATCACCTGGGGGTCACAGAGAGGCCGCTGAGGACCATCGTCAAAGTGCACAAG GAATGTATCCCACAgtatgcactgggacactggaagcatTTGG ATGGTATTTCCAAATTCATCGACCGGCTCGGACTGCCCCTGACCCTGGTGGGGTCTTCGTACCAGGGTGTCTCAGTGAATGACTGTATCTACCAGGCTCAGAGATCAATCGAGGGGCTCAGGGACTGA